Genomic DNA from Oryza sativa Japonica Group chromosome 5, ASM3414082v1:
ttagatgaatttagcaacttgaaccagtcgaaaccgagttacgatgatttagttatgaatttccgaagatttaatctattagaaaaacaggaaaaagaaaaacgatgatgacgtcatgatgacctcatcaatggccggaccaagatggcgacctcgccggagattggatggtcggctgcgactttggaggacatgtacacgtagaggacgacgagacgaacccaacggtactcaccctcgaaccaaacgacgaacgacgacggccggcgacgaggtctagcggcggcgcggcttcggttgacggcggcgacggggctccggtgaccggcgactTCGGGGGTCAGGCGGTCGGGCTTCTCCACCCTCCCGCGCACCTAACagtggtgacggcgaccggcggcgacgacggagtcggcggcgcgacgcggatggagctcggccggcggcggcggcgaacttggcggcggcggcggagaggctacgtggcacgggagaccacgggagaggggcaaacgaaagaggaggactagggggtcctatttatagccttggattgaagagatcggactcctcccgcaagaaatcgatccgggaaatcaaaaactcggttttggagataaactcgaaaacgagttcgattcggataagatactcaacgattagctccgatttttgggggtaaagaagatagaggaggataagaggaatatttcccctcaactaaattggaaaaaggagcaacggggaggcgagatttggaaggaggaggcggcggcactgtgcacggcacggctggctcgggctctgcctgagctggaagatgaacagtagctcagggagggaaagtagacttttccggctgggctgagaggagaggaggcggcacaggttgggccggcggaagagagaggaaggaaaggaaggaatgggccgaaaatggcccaagctgaggaggaggattttattactttcccaattaaaataatcacttaaatgatctttgaattgttaaaaatacttccaatgctcaaataatttcaagaaaaatcatgaaaatacttggacactcaaagtacttaacaaaattataattagaccatttaatgattaatttaatatgtgggtaattactgaaatgctctttgtaagattaaaattaggaattgagctccgaaaaatccgagaatattccagagagtataattaaccatggagaatttaataaaaattaaatccatccatgctttatatttaggaaattttatttcccacatttaacttcacttgaaaattaataaacatttaatataaattctaataataatttattaaataatttataaatcctgaaacaaaaatcaggatgtgacatttcttacgtgtaaccacgtgccacataccaccacggtatacggacggaagacgtgacatagtttccaacccaacCTAGCCATAGAcgagagtaccgacccaacccctcctacggccggaacctccgggacaggtaggcaggactgagcccctagcagcaggacactggccctgtgccatgacatcttgactaccgggccgcagctcgtgtagccttcatttgccctagagatgtccatcgacccccgacttcgtccatctccatccgtgtacttttgtttataaccagactgagccacaaactaagccttacccactagatatgtggaagtacggtagtgctttgcaacagaggcccgaagaccggtccttatatggccgaggtgctactatcaaaaccatgcaccccgagtccagcctaaaaccattttgagggttttgaatagagggggaggtgtgaatccaattccgaataatccatccattccatagtgtccaggtgatgagaatattcccgaaatctagagttgtaaaaccacctaatgttacctaattaaccagcgaagcatctacctaaattcatactagtggtaccatgagtagagtgtcaaCTAGCTGGGGTTTtctttaatctagggtgaacaaggtaataatatcaataacaatagtaataaggtcataacaaaggtaaataggcatggctaaataaaacagtgataacgcgggaatttaaataaagcgataatgcaataatttaaatcaaaataattttataaactgggatttaatatgttcaaggatcatgtgacttgccttactcactttcccaaacatcggcttcaacctccacgaagagcggatcttccgaagctgcagcgtctacacgaccaacggaaaagaaaaggcttttactctaataaactccatataacaagcaggaacaaagcacaaaaatggattcttgacttcttaaggaaaaattagagacttgaacggtccaattccgagttcaaatggccaagttatggccatttgaagtttatatgctctttaaatgaatatttgcgaatttcttcatttaaattttaatttaaaaagggtttattgcgtcagccgagggaagggggcgcggaccgggtccatgggagtggggcccacgaggcagcctcacggtccacggtggatcgggtgcacccgggctcacaccggccggcgccgtgggtcccacgcgtcaccCGCACCcgtgggcgcgggcggctgacgaccgggccccacgcggcagccactcggcccgcccgaaggcggccacttggcgcggccggcgggaggcggcgcccgcgcccctatggacgccggcggcggccataatcacggtggagcggcggccgagagaggggaagggaagggggaaaagaggcagcggtccacggctcaccctaggtcgacggcgacgacgaaaaaggcggccggagcggaggaaggcggcggcgcggctcgggtcgacggggtcgacggcgttccggcggtcggcgaactcggcgagggggtggacggggtcgacggcggcgacggaggaaggagagagcgacggcgcgagctcgattccggcgaggaggaagggcggcgagtggcggaaacggacagaggaggtgcggggagggtttaaatagggttggaagggggagagagcggccggggaggaagcaAACCGGCGCGAGAGGTCAGCCGCCATCAATggtgccggcgagatttgcgggggcaaatccgcccgtttgaacgagagagagagagggaaaaatgggggaaaagggagaggggatcacggggaatatttccccccactttattgcacgcgaggacgacgggaggcggcgggattcgcggcggcggcggcgctagggcgcgggcgaggcggcgggagcagcgggtggtcggggatgacgggtgggccccacccgtcagcgagggtggcaggcgggcccgcccgtcagcggcgcgcgcacggggagaggccgagtgggccgcggggagaggagagagagaggggggaggagagatgggccgggccggcccaagggagggaagggggacttttaaggtttttctttttataaaactttttcaactttgtttatttcttagtaattattatttgtgctctgaaaattttactaaaatttatttacaccttttaggcttttaggaaatatacaaaaatcccctaagccttatttgacttttaactttgcacattttaattgttggaggctttcacacggattttaattattctaggcataatttaaaggatatattttagagttattttgggacgtgacagctgtggttcatgctcttaaaATCTGGCGGCATTATCTCATTGGAAATCGCTGCGAAATATATtccgatcataagagtttgaaatacatcttcactcagtcggatctgaatcttcggcagagaagatggttagagctcatcaaggattatgatgtgggaatccactatcaccctagtaaggccaacgtggtcacAGACGCGCTGAGTCGAAAAAGCCGTTGCAACACTCTTGGcatccgtggcattccaccggaGCTTAATCAACAgttggaagccctgaacctaagcatcgTTAGCcatggattcttggctacgctagaagccaagcctaccttgctcgatcaaatccgtgaggctcagaagaatgatccagatatgcatgggatcctcaagaatatgaaacagggtaaagccgctggtttcacagaagaTGAACAAGGAACCCTCTGGAACGGAAATCGTGTATGCGTTCCGGACGACAAGgaacttaaacagttgatacttcaggaagctcacgaaagtccttattccatccaccctagcagcacgaagatgtacttggacttgaaagagaaatactggtgggttagtatgaagcgggaaattgcagagctCGTggctttgtgatgtgtgccagcgtgtcaaagcagagcaccaacgatCGGCCGGACTTCttcaacctctccaagtaccagaatggaaatgggatgaaattgggatggatttcatcaccggacttccaaaaacccaaggcggatatgattctatatgggtagtcgtggaccgactaaccaaggtagctcggtttattcctgtgaagaccacctatggagggaacaaactagctgaactctacttcgctaggatcgtcaGTCTCCATgacgttcctaagaaaattgtatctgataggggaagccaattcacctctcacttctgGAAGAAGatccaagaagagttgggtacccgattaaatttcagcaccgcgtatcacccgcaaacCGATGGACAGACcaagcgtctaaatcagatcctagaagatatgctccgtgcctgtgttctagattttgggaagacctgggataagagtctcccctatgccgagttctcctacaataacagctaccaagccagcatacaaatggcaccttatgaagcgttgtatggccgcaaatgccgaacaccactattgtgggaccaagtcggggaaagccaagtgttcgggactgatatcctgagagaagctgaagctaaagtcagatccattcgggataatctaaaggtggcacagtcccagcagaagagttatgcagataaccgacgccgtaacctggaattcgcagtggacgattttgtgtaccttcgggtcacgccattgcggggtgtacacaggttccagacgaaagggaagctcgcacctaggtttgtgggtcctttccgcatcattgctcgacgcggagaagtagcttaccagttggagctgcccacctcattgggcaacgtgcatgatgtgttccatgtgtcgcaactcaagaaatgtcttcgaatgccatccgagcaggccgattcagagcaaattgaagttcgcgaagacttgacctatgtAGAGAAGCCGGTGAAGAttctggacaccatggagctgggaattggaccgttcaagtctctaatttttccttaagaagtcaagaacccatttttgtgctttgttcctgcttgttatatggagtttattagagtaaaagctttttcttttccgttggtcgtgtagaagctgcagcttcggaagatccactCTACGTGGAGGCTGAAGCCGACGTTTCgaaaagcgagcaaggcaagtcacatcatccttgaacatattgaatcccagtttataaaattattttgatttaaattattgcattatcgctttatttatattcccgcgttatcactgttttatttagccatgcctattcaccttcgttatgaccttattattattgttattgttattattaacttgttcaccctagaataaacaaaccccaactagtggatactctattcatggtaccactagtatgaacttaggtagatgcttcgctggttaattaggcaacattaagtggttttacaactctacactttgggaatattcatatcccttggacattatggaatggttggattattgtggaattggattcacaccttccccctctattcaaaatcctcaaaatggttttaggctgggctcgaggtgcatcgttttgatagtagcacctcggccatataaggaccggtcttcgggcctctgttgcaaagcactaccgtacttccacatgtctagtgggtaaggcttagtttgtggctcagtctggttataaacaaaagtacacggatggagatggacgaagtcgggggtcgatggacatctctagggcaaatgaaagctacacgagctgcggcccggtagtcgagatgtcatggcacagggctggtgtcctgctgctaggggctcagtcctgcctacctgtcccggaggttccggccgtaggtggggtttggtcggtactcttgtctatggctagggtgggttggaaactatgtcatgtcttccgtccgtatgccgtggtggtatgtggcacgtggttacacgtgaggaagacatgtcttgtgggtaaagatgtacacctctgatcagagtataatctattcgaatagccgcgtcctcggttatgggcaagccgagcaatgtactcaagttagtgttttaattcttaaaacctgcttaacaactaaaatgtggaatggttggcctgggttggcttgggacgagctgggacccaaggtcgggttgccagttcggtctgaatcatcataggccttgggttaaggcaggttcgtgtgggttcacggccttgattaataatattgtatagcactaggatcgtgtttaccaaatagcttgagcaactaagtgactttaaatgctgtttactgcaaaccctaaacccctatGTTAtaatccccttgtactcccttgcatttattctgcacttgtgggtgtgtcttgttgagtacggtggttgtactcagtcttgcacaatttttcccaaacccagaagaggagttcctggaagatgaaggctttggtgtctagctcgtgcctgccgtcaagcgcctgtggtcgtcgccctagtcttccgctatttttcgtttgtcttcatgtgtgctgggccttcgccgcccatgtaataaattaactatttacgcttccgcttgttaaactctgaattgtatcaacttttggtgtaccttgcctcctgggacaaggaataatgcacgcacgtaaggaatgcccgttgggttaattccggtcgtgacaatatGTTATCTACCCTAGGTACTATGGTGCACCCAGTACCATTACCACCCTTGGTTGTGTCTTGTAATGAGTTTTAACAGTATAGTGGTTCGGAAGTTAAAAATAAGCTCAGATATCATCATATGTgacatgtgaaactttgggtgatataaatggaaaaaagtTGTCTTTCATATTTAAATACTATGCCTCTATAAGGATATATCCTAGTACGTTGTCGTGACTAATTACCATCATCGGTACTCTACAATTTTATTGTGTGCTTACATTCGATCCGAAGCTACTTTGTTTTTAAGATATAAATGGAGCGTATAAAGGATGTCCGTCCTTTTATTCCAATAAGAACAAACACAAAGCACATATGGCAAATACTAAATCCACTACAACAAAATCATAGACCATACAAAGCAGGTAAAGATGTAGCAATCCACATTGATTCTTCATCCACTACTACAACAAGCGCATATGAAAGGCGGCATATGCATGATCATTGTGAATATGACATGCCCTTGTCGAGCAAACGTGTCACTTCATGCAAATATGTTGTTTCAAGCGACATCAATATATGGttacaaaattttaaacatTGGTATATTAATGACTTTCATATATGCATATTAATTTCAATTGAAAGACATCTTGTTGTCCATCCTTCCTAAAAAGAGGTAGTGTCCAAGGCATTATTTAGTTGAGCTCTCGCTCACTTTGCATCACAGAAGTATAACCTAGACATAGCTAATTCATTATAAAATCAAAAACTGCAGCAGAACAATGAGGGTAAAAACTAGAAAGAAGGATTTATTATGTTCCTTAGTTTATTCAGCCACGAAAGAGTGACTTAAAAAAATGTACACTTCATCCAAAGTGAAAATTATGAGATGTCTTACTTATGGAATTCTCCTACACACTGAGGTTGTTCTTGCTGATGTCACGACCGAGAAATTTTGcatttcccgaacgctagtgtattaatccccgtcccaggaaaagccgagGTACactacacaaacatgatataaaaggcacatctttattatatcgataatatttacattattacaaaggcacttaaggcctgacaatcaaaattaaacagcagcggactagcgggcctacgactccatcttcacaggcgctcaactggggtataagccaggactacacctaagacttcttctccaaagcttctcttactgaaggggggaaagatagagcaagaatgagtacaaccacagtactcagcaagccacaccggcagatgcatgattaatgcaagggggtacaaggggtaataatataggggttaaattttgcagtaaacagcatttaaaagtcacttagttgcccaaagctattttgtaaacacgatcctagagctatacaatattattaatcaaggccgtggacccacacgaacctgccttaacccaaggcctacgatgattcagaccgaactggcaacccgaccctgcgtcccagctcgtcccaagccaacccaggccaaccattccacattttagttgttaagcaggttttaagaagtaaaccactaacttgggtacattgctaggcttgcccataaccgagggcgcggctattcgaatagattatactctgatcagaggtgtacatctttacccacaagacacatcttcctcacatgtaaccacgtgccacatacccccacggcatacggacgaaagacgtgacatagttcccaacccatcctagccataaacaagagtaccgacccaaccccacctacggccggaacctccgggacaggtaggcaagattgagcccctagcaacaggacaccagccctgtgccatgacatctcgactaccgggccgcagctcgtgtagccttcatttgtcctagagatgtccatcgacccccaacttcgtccatctccatccgtgtacttttgtttataaccagactgagccacaaactaagccttacccactagacatgtggaagtatggtagagctttgcaacagaggcccgagcttaatccttataatACCCGAGGTatgactaacaaaacccaaccacgcacctcgagcccatcctaaaaccattttgggggttttgaatagagggggaggtgtgtgtccaattccaacataagccaaccattccatactgtccaaatgatatgagaattcccaaagtctaaagttataaaaccacctaatgttgcctaattaatcagcgaagcatctacctaaattcatactagtggaaccatgcatagagtacccactagttggggttttgtttatcctagggtgaacaaggtaataataacaataacaacaataataaggtcataacaaaggtaaataggcatggctaaataaaacagtgataacgcgggaatttaaataaagcgatactgcattaatttaaatcaaaataattttataaactgagattcaatatgctcaaggatgatgtgacttgccttgctcagagagaacggccttccgaaccttcggcgacgaccgcgaaccacgcttcgggaacctcaggaacgacagaagctacgcgaagcacacaagcaaagctacaagcctataaagaagcaataacaatacataaaaagaaagcacatggttctttaggttataacaaacattaagagacttgaactggtcaattcggagctcgtatgaccaagacatggtcatccgaagtttaatgctattatagggagatttgcggattattgtaattaggttttgcaactataaaacatgtgcaagcgctagcctggaaaagataggaaggctgcgctgttgacatgcggaccccacatgtcaacctaaggaACCACGgcagaccgggtacacagagacggtccacgggtcgacggaagcggatcccgtgtgtcaaccgaggcgagtggccgacaaacggactccactagacaccacacggcctgcacacgtggaaaccacgcggctaccaagcgggcacactaacacggtcaccacacgcacaagcgaacgactaccgacaccggtacacgggtaccggggtcgacaaccgcacaacgggcacggacgacaccgaaaggacgaggacagggcagcgaaggagagatccttaccaccacgcgacgtggcgagggaacgacaacgaccaacgggcgcggcggagacggccgggAATGACGGAGACGAaaggcgaggggacgacttcggcggcgatccttggacgaaggcgagacgcggccagCGCAACGCTTGGCaacgcggaggcgaggatgaagacgatgacggggctGCGGCACTTGACAGAACGAGGATGATGAACGAGAatggcttgacggagggacgaacgccatgacgaccgggaacgacgggaggacgacgacgacgacgaccggggccggcgaggaggcgacgagggcagccggcagcggctgcatgGAGACGAGGATGGCGTGGAACGCGCCGCTGCAATGACGATGACGGTGGCGGTgcagcgagacgacgagccgggcgatcgatgggacgtcgatcggcgaggacgaacgGTGACGAGGAAACGACGATGgcagccagcagcagctgcgcggaggaggggacggcgtggaacatgccgctgcgatgttggtgaaggtggtggtgcagcggggcgacaagccgacgaggaggaatgggcggttggcgcggcggcggcgttccggcgaacttCGGGCGACGCCGCAGCCAGGCCGGAGAAGAGGATGGCGCTGCAGCACCGACAGAGGTGGcagcgacgtcggccggcgctcaGGCGAGGCGGCAGGGATGGCTGGAGACGGTACAGTGGAGGCAAAGCCACTTGAAGCCGGCGGGGGCGCGTCTCCGGCGATTTCCCCACGAatcggaggcggcgccggggaagaggaggcggctgcgacgccgGGGAAGGCGACGGCACAGCCGGCCGGCGTGCTgacgcggcggcaggggcggcgggaggttggccggcggcacgggagagagagggaggaggcggggagaggtggtgcaGCCACGGGGAgggcgcgggagggggctaaaacgagagaacggagcgagggggttTCATTTTATAGGCAAAGGGaaggagccggccacgggaggagtagggaacggcggcggaaaagccggccggcggccatggaaggtggccggggttggcgcgtccgttcccggcaATTGAAGGCGCTATTCAAGGGGAAAATTAGGGGCAATTGAAGAGGAAggaatggggattaaaaccccctaattaattttggaatccaacgcTTAAATCGTGCGAATTCGAGGGAGGAACGAACTAGGGtttgcacgggagagagaagaggccgtgtgggaggaaggagacgaccgggggtgggacccacgcggggcgcgcggtcagcgcgcgtgcAACGCGCGTGCGCACGCGGGAGGGGAGCGGCTCAGGCAGGGGGGCGCAGCTTGGGCCGGGcagccggcccaggaggagaggagggagaagtggcccgggggagagagggaggaggagggaggggcggcccaagagagagagagggaaggaaaaagagagggagaagagacggactttggccgcgggccgagagagagagagggaggctttgggccagacttggcccaaagggaggagggggattatttttagcttttctttttagtaaactttgataattgttgttgttgcttaataaataattccgttgctctgaaaattcaagtaaaatttgagggctccttttagaccaaggagaatttaacaaaaattctccggaccacattcgaatttttttgtacgtattttagtgtttgccaatttcttttcgaattttaattaattctattattccttttagaaaatgatttttattttgggatgaatttatcaggacgtgacagctgACCCCTCGTTTCTATGAGAAGTTTATTCTAACATACCAAGTCTATAGTTTACTGCAAACAAAATGGATGATAAATCTGATGTTTCAACAAAACTACAGGAACTCACGCATGATGTACCTAAAGGAAACTGGTTCTAGACACACTATAAATCTGCGGTAGTCCTTTTCCATCTCGAAGACGAATCAACGATGTGTTTAGAATCAGCTGTTCCCAACATGCGAATTGcgcacagaaaacggagcgCTCCATTagagcgtgattaattaagtattagcttttttttttcaaaaatgggtccatatgaatttttgaagcaacttttgtacagaaaccttttgcaaaaaacacaccgtttagcagtttgagaaGCTTGCGCGCGTAATACGATGGagaagggttgggaaccctggaTTCCAAACACAGCCCAAGTCTATCCAAAATGTTTAGACAAGAAAACACGTAACAAGTTGGTTTACAGAAATACGAATTAGATCAATCCTGCACTACAAGTAGAGTAAAGTGGTGATTTCTCTTAAATCTCTCGAATGGTGATTTAAGAATTCAGTGCAAACCTAATCCTTGCTATAATCAAATGTTCGGTACCGCATCAACGGAACAATAAAAAGCACCTGGCATACCATAATTTTTTCATTCTTGTTGAAATTTGTAATTTAAGATGCATGAGACCACACGACCTTAATGTTCAACGTGTCATGCATTAGTGAAATAATAGCTCACAAAACGCAACAAATATAGCAAGATAACGGTTGCAATCCATACCAAACTAACGTATAAAGTGAGCGATGAGTCATATCATTATCTCCTGCCTGCTAACCATCATGTACACCATCCGATCCCAAAAATGACAACTTCTAGGGATGAACCTGGacaaggtttagggtttagggatgaatctggacaaatgaTTGTTCACGTTCATCCTTAGATGTTGGTTTCTCCttacgggacggagggagtatatgtgatgGACACAAAAGTTACTTTCATGATGAAACCAAAGGGGATTTGTTAGGGCACCTAATAGAACATCTGTCCAAATGGCATGACTTACTTAT
This window encodes:
- the LOC136356646 gene encoding uncharacterized protein, whose translation is MVYMMPPPAPSPWLHHLSPPPPSLSRAAGQPPAAPAAASARRPAVPSPSPASQPPPLPRRRLRFVGKSPETRPRRLQVALPPLYRLQPSLPPRLSAGRRRCHLCRCCSAILFSGLAAASPEVRRNAAAAPTAHSSSSACRPAAPPPSPTSQRHVPRRPLLRAAAAGCHRRFLVTVRPRRSTSHRSPGSSSRCTATVIVIAAARSTPSSSPCSRCRLPSSPPRRPRSSSSSSSRRSRSSWRSSLRQAILVHHPRSVKCRSPVIVFILASALPSVALAASRLRPRIAAEVVPSPFVSVIPGRLRRARWSLSFPRHVAWWLVALLVCFA